The DNA segment CACGCGCATTGGCGCGGGCGCCGGCGATTCACGCGCCGGTCGGGGACTCGGTAATCAGAAGCCTACGTACGGCAACTGCGCGCCGCCGAGCAGGGTCTGGTCGATCCCGTAGTACACGTAACGCCCATAGAAGAACGGCAAACCGAGGTCGAAGCTGCTGTTGCCGCTGATCTGCCCCGCGAGGTCGTTGAACGCGTAGTTACTGCCATTGCTGAACAAGGTGGACGCGCTCAGGATGCCGATGCTCTGGGTTCCCGTGACGGTGCTGTTCTCGCCCGAGAGCGTCACTGTCCGGGTTTGCGCGGAGGTCGGGCAATAGAAGCCCGAATAATTACTGCCGCACAGCGCGAGCGTGCTATCGGAGAAGAAGTACGCATTCGAACCCGAGTCCAGGAACGCCTGCACTGGCGCGCCGTTGAACACGCTGTTGTTCAGGTCGCCGTAACTGTCGGTCGTGTACTTCTGCGTCCCGCCGAACGTGTTGTTTGACTGCGTGCCGACCCCGAAGACCAGCGTGCCGGCCGCCGACGCCTGCCCCGTGTTCGAGATTGGCGGCATCTGGACGATGACACCGTTGTTGTCTGTGGCAAATTTGGTGACGGGGTTGGTCACCTGCTGGACGAGCGGCACCGCGGTCCGCTGGCATGACGTGCCGTTCGGGCACGCGTAGTAGTTGCTGTAGGTCGCGGCCGTGGTGGCATTGGCACAGGTCACACCACAGTCGTACGGTGCCGTGCCGATGCCGAGAATGCCGTTGGCGCCCAGGTCGCTGACCGTATTTTCAGCCGAGCCGCTGCCACAGCCGCTTGGCACCGAAGCCGTGCCCAGGTCGCCGATGATCTGCAGCGGCACAGGCGCCGTGGTGGTTTCGCTGCCAATCCGGACGGTGGCGTTACGCACCGAGCCCCACGTGTAGCCGTCGGCGAACGTCGCGCACTCGGCCACCTGTGCGCCAGTGCTGGTGGTCACGTTGGTCAGCGTGTTGAGCAGCGATGCATTCAGCACCGATCCGACCACTCGCAAGCCGAACGAACCCGTGTCCACCTGAATGTTATTGATGGTCTGGCAATTCGTGTTCGTGTTGGGCTGACAGATCGTGACGCTCACTGTCGGAATGTTGATGACGCTGTTTGCGCCGGTCCCGACCGTAATCGGCGTGGTGTTCGCCGCCGTTGCAGCGATCGGCTGCTGGGTTGGGCTCGCGGGCAATGAGCCGCCGTTCAGGGCGTTCGGGTTGCTATTGCCGGAACTGGAGCCGGAGCTGCTGCTGCCGCCTCCACCGCCTCCGCCGCCCCCACCCCCGCCGCACGCGGTCAGCACGGAAAGCAGCAACACGGCCGCCATGGCCTGAACCCAGTTTTTGGGCGTGATAGTACTAAGCATGGTTCGCATCGTCGTCCTCGCCATTACTGGATGTCGGAACCGCTGACGCCAGCGGGTAGCGCGGGAGGAAGGTACGCCTGGCCGCGGAACGCGCCCATATGGCCACCGGAATGCACCACGAGGCTGCTCTGGGCGACCGTGACAGGTCCGTGGCCGCCGCCGCGCGCCGCGCGCGCGGCTTTCACGCCGGCAACGTACTGCGGAAAATAGCTGCCGAGCAGGTCGTCGAGGTTCGGCAATTGCGGGCCATGCCACGCGATGCCGAACACGGAGCCGTCGGCGGCGAGATATTCGTGCACGACCGTGCCGTTGCCGAACGTGGTTTCACGCACGGTGTACGAAGCGGCCGGGGTCGACGCTGAAGAATCCGAAGCGCTGGCCGAAGCGGCGGTGGTAGCGGAATGCGCAACACCCTGACTGGCGCCGGCAGGCTGTACCGTGCGCGATGAAACCGACGCATCCGCCGGCGGCGTCATTGGCGCGCCGCCGAGTCCTGCATAAGCGGACTGCATGGTCGATAAGGAAAAGGGTAATGCTAGCGCCGTGACAATCCCGGCGCGACGTACACAACTCCACATGTCGAGGCTCCTCCCAGACTGCAACTCGCCTCGCGCCTCCTGCTTTGCGCGAGCCGGCTGCATTTACGCAGATCATACGGCACTGCCGCGATCGCCCGTGCGAGGTAATGTTGACCTCACCGTGCGACCGGCCGGTAAGTGTTTTCCCGAAGCGCCGTGCCGCTGCTTGAGCCCGTAGTATGCCTGTGGTTTGTGTCGACAGACAGTCAACCGCTCGCGAACGTGCGGCTGACTCGACCTTACTTATGCTTACTGCCTTGGATCTGGCGGCTTTTTTAAAGGCCGCCCGACGGGTCAAAAACCGAGGCTCGCCAACAGATCGTCGACCTGCGACTGATCCTGCATCACATCCGGTTTGCTTTCCGGATTGATCTGCGGACCGTTCAGCAGATGTTCGGGGCTGCCCGTCGACGACGGCTCCGCCGCCAGCGCCGCCGCGTTCGCCGCGAACTGCTCGCGCCGTTCGAGCGCGATATTCTCGACCAGCACGCCGAGCAGTTGCTGCTCGATCAGGTACACGACGTCCGTGATCTTCTTGATCACCTGGCCGGTCAGATCCTGGAAGTCCTGCGCCAGCATGATTTCCATCAGCTGCGCATTGGTCGCGCTGGTCGCGTCGGGCACGCCGCGCAAGAATGCGCGCGTGTCGGTCATCAGCGCGCGGACTTCCGCACGTTCGATCGGCGCCGCGAACCACTGCTCCCAGCGCGCGTCGAGTTCGTTCGCGTCTTTATGCAGTTGTTCCTGGATCGGCTTCGCGACGTCGATCGACGAAAGCACGCGCTCGGCGGCCTGTTCGGTCATCGTCGCGATGTATTTCAGACGGTCGCGGGCATCGGGCACGGCTTCGGCCGCGCGCTCGACATGTTTGTCGAGCCCGAGTTCACGCATCGAGTCGCGCAGCGTGCGCGTCAGTTGGCCAATGCGGGCGAGAATGCGGTCGGACGCGAGGTCGCCGTTCTCGTTGACCGCCTCGGCGCCAGGCGCTTGGGTCGGCAGAGTCACGTCAGCTCCCGGCTTTCGCCATCTTTTCGAGAATCTTGTTCAGCTTCTCGTCGAGCGTCGCGGCCGTGAACGGCTTGACGACATAACCGCTCGCGCCGGCTTGCGCCGCCGCGATGATGTTTTCCTTCTTCGACTCGGCCGTCACCATCAGCACCGGCAGATGGGAGAGGTTGGCGTCGGCGCGGATTTCCTTGAGCATCGCCAGACCGTCGAGGTTCGGCATGTTCCAGTCGGAGATCACGAAGTCGAAGGCGCCGCCACGCAGACGCGCGAGACCGGCCTGACCGTCTTCCGCTTCGTCGACGTTCCCGTACCCGAGCTCTTTCAGCAGATTGCGAACGATCCGGCGCATCGTCGGAAAGTCGTCAACTACCAGAATCTTCATTCCCTTATCCATTTCATTCCCTTTGCATGATTCATGGTGCGGCGCTTCATTGCAGTTAATCGACGCCTCAAACCAGCGCTTGCGAACTCGCGCCTCAATTCGTGCCGGGCGGCGTCATACCCGCTGAACCCGATCGCCCATCGACGACAAGCGCGCCATCACGCGCCGGCTCATCTCCGGCAGTGACGCGATCTCGTCCGCCGCCCCGAGTGCAATCGCTTCGCGCGGCATGCCGAACACGATGCAGCTCGCCTCGTCCTGCGCGAGGGTGTACGCCCCCGCCTTTTTCATGTCCAGCAGCCCGGCCGCGCCGTCGCGTCCCATTCCGGTCAGAATCACGCCGACCGCGTTCTTGCCCGCATGTTGCGCGGCGGAGCGGAACAGCACGTCCACCGAAGGCCGATGCCGGTTCACCGGCGGCTCGTCCGACAGGTGGGCGATGTAGTTCGCGCCACTGCGCGCGAGCAGCAAATGCGCGTGACCAGGTGCGATGTACGCATGTCCGGGCAGCACACGTTCGCCGTGCTCTGCCTCTTTAACGGTAATTCGGCACAAACCATTGAGGCGTTGCGCAAAAGATTTTGTGAAACCCGGCGGCATATGCTGCGCGATCAGCACCGCGGGCGCATCGGGCGGCAGCGGCACGAGGACTTCACGGATCGCTTCGGTGCCGCCCGTCGATGCTCCGACGATGATCAGCTTCTCGGTACTGAGCAGCGGATTATTGAAGAGCGGCGCGTTGCCGGCCGGCGCATGTGCGGCCCCGGCGGACGCGTGCGCCGCGTGGTGAACCGGCGCGGCCTGGCGCACGCGTGCGCGGGCCGCGGCGCGGATTTTGTCGGCAAGCTTTTCCGAATACTCGAGCATGCCGTCGCGGATGCCGACTTTCGGCTTCGTGACGAAATCGACCGCGCCGAGTTCAAGCGCGCGCAGCGTGATTTCGTTGCCGCGTTCCGTCAGCGACGACACCATCACCACCGGCATCGGCCGCAAACGCATCAGCTTTTCCAGAAAATCGAGGCCGTCCATGCGCGGCATTTCGACGTCGAGCGTCAGCACGTCCGGATTGTGCTGCTTGATCAGCTCACGCGCGACGAGCGGGTCGGGCGCGGTCGCCACGACGGTCATGTCCTGCTGGCCGTTGATGATCTCGGTCATCAGGCTGCGGATCAGCGCCGAATCGTCGACGCACAGTACTTTGATCTTTTGCACAGCGCTCACGCCTCCTCTGTGGTTCTGGCGTTGTTCGGATGACTGGGACGCGGGCCTGCGGCGAACAGCTCGATTCTGGGTTTGGCAGCGGCTGACGACGAAAACAGTTCCACCTTCGGACGCGCCGGCGCAGGCGTCGAAAACAGTTCGACCCGTTTGCGCGCCGCGGCGAGCCGCTCGGCGCGCGCTTCGGCGCTCTGCCGCACGAGCGCCTGCTCGCGCTCGGCCACGCCCGCTTCCTGTTGCAGACGAAGCTTTTTCACCATCACCTGGCCCGTGCGTGGCATGAACGCGACCTTGCGCGGATGCGACCCCTGCAGGTCTTCGGCGACGATGCGGATTTTTTCGAGCGCGAGATAGCGGCGCACGAATTCCGAATTGCGGTCGCCGATGTTCATCGTCGTCATGCCGGCGAGCACCGCGCCGCCGCCGAACACCTTGGCTTCGAACCGCTCGCGGCGGCCGCCGGCCTTGATCAACTCGTTGATCAGCACTTCCATTGCGTACGCGCCGTAACGCATCGAATCCGATGCGGCGTGGCCGACTTCCGCGCCGTCGTCGGGCAACATGAAGTGATTCATGCCGCCAATACCCGCCAGCCGGTCCTGGATGCAGGCCGCCACACAGGAACCCAGCACGGTGACGAGCACCATGTCTTCATGCGTGGTGTAGAACTCGTTTGGCAACAGCTTCACGCCGGGGCGCTGGAAGTGGTTGTCGTAATACAGGTTGGTGGCAATCGGCAGGCGGCTCATGCGGCGACTCCGCTCGCCATCTCACGCGTCGATGCGCGCGATGGCTCGCGTGCGCCGACGGCGTCGCGCGTGAGTTCATACACCGTCTGGCCGCGCAGCTTGAATGCCTGCGTGACGTACGTGAAATTTTCCGAGTGGCCGGCAAACAGCAGGCCGCCCGACTTCATCAGCGGCTCGAAGCGCGCGAGCACCTGCGCCTGCGTCGGCTTGTCGAAATAGATCATCACGTTGCGGCAAAAAATCGCGTCGAACTGCGTGCGCAACTGGTAATCGCGGTCGGTCAGATTGAGCTGCTCGAAGCGCACCAGCGCGCGCACTTCCGGGCGGACCTTCACGAGGCCGGCGTGCGCGCCGGTGCCTTTCAGGAAAAAGCGCTTCAGGCGTTCCGGCGACAAGTGCTTGACCTGGTCGAACTGGTACATCCCGGCGGCGGCTTTGGCGAGCACCTGCGTGTCGATGTCGGTGGCCAGCACCGTCGCCTGGCGCGCGCCGCTTTCTCCGAGGGCTTCGATCAGCGTCATCGCGATCGAATAGGGCTCCTCACCCGTCGAAGCCGCCGAGCACCACACAGAAACCGGCTGAGCGCGACGCCGCACGAAGTCGGCGAGAATCGGGAAGTGATGCGCTTCTCGAAAAAACGCGGTCAGGTTGGTGGTCAGTGCGTTCGTGAAGGCTTCCCATTCGGCCGGGTCGTTTTCCGCTTCGAGCAGATCCAGGTAATGCCTGAACGTATCGAGGCCGCGAGCGCGCAGCCGCCGCGCGAGACGGCTGTATGCCATGTCGCGCTTGTGATCCGACAGCGAAATGCCCGCGCTGCGATGAATCAGTTCGCGAATGCGGGCGAAGTCCGCCGACGTGAATTCGAAATCCCGTGCCGTGTCTCCGCCTCTGACCGTGTCTTGCCGGTCAGGACGTTGTTGTGTGCGCGTTGCCATCATGTGTGTTCCTGCCTGCAATACGAGCCATCCCGCGCCGCGACCGTAACGTGTGCTCCGGCGCAGGGGATTGGATTCGCGGGGTCGCGCCCGCCCGCGAGTGCTACTGACACGCAGTCGGCTCGCGACACGCTCTCGGAGCGTGCTTCGATGATTCGCCCGTCGTGCAGCGAGATGTCGAATGACCGCATGTCGTGGTGTGCCTGTTCAGTGTCTGTCTGGTGGTGGTTCGGTGAGCGTCAGAAGGTTTCCCAGTCCGCGTCCGATCCCGCCGCAACGGTATGCGCCGCGCCAGCACGCCCCGCCGTTTCGGACGAAGCAGACGGCGACGTGCGCCCCGACTTCGGCTTCAGCGTCGGCTCGGTGCGTGCGGCGGCGCTGCCGTGCGTGGCCGGCGCCGTCGCGACATTCACGGCCGCATTCACCGCCGGTGCGACAGCCGCCGTGCCGGCGTTGCCGCCCTGAGCGGCAGCAGGCGACGGAACCTTTTTGCCCGGCGCGCGCTTGCCGACGAACGCGCGCGATGCCGCCGGCGCGTTGGCGCCCACCGTGCCGCGCGTTCCACCCGCCACCTTCCACACACTCACCACGGCCTGCAACTGACGCGTCTGATCTTCGAGCGACGCGGCCGCAGCCGCCGCTTCTTCCACCAGCGCGGCATTCTGCTGCGTGACCTCGTCCATTTGCACCACCGCGCGATTCACCTGTTCGATGCCGCCCGACTGCTCTTCGGACGCCGCGCTGATCTCGCCCATGATGTCGGTCACGCGCCGCACGGCCTGTACGATCTCGTCCATCGTCGTGCCCGCGCGGCCGACCAGCGCCGAGCCGCTTTGCACCTTGTCGACCGAGTCGCCGATCAGTTCCTTGATTTCTTTCGCGGCGCTCGCGCTGCGTTGCGCGAGGCTGCGCACCTCGCCGGCCACGACCGCGAAGCCGCGACCCTGTTCGCCTGCCCGCGCGGCTTCGACCGCCGCGTTCAGCGCGAGAATATTCGTCTGGAACGCAATGCCTTCAATTACGCCGATGATGTCGACGACCTTGTTCGAGCTGCTGGCAATGTCCTGCATCGTCGTCACGACCTGGCTCACGACGTCGCCGCCGCGCGTGGCGATGTCCGACGCGTTGACCGCCAGCTGGCTCGCCTGCCGGGCGTTCTCCGCGTTCTGACGCACGGTGCCGGTGAGCTGCTCCATGCTCGACGCGGTTTCCTGCAACGACGCCGCCTGCTGCTCGGTGCGCTGCGACAGATCGGTGTTGCCCATCGCGATTTCGCGTGCGCCGGTGTCGATCGATTCGGTGCTGCTGTGGACCGCTTTCACCATCGTCGCCATGCTGTCCTGCATGCGCTTGATCGCGGCGAAGAGGCGCCCGATTTCATTGCGGCTGGACACCTCGATCGTCTCGGTCAGGTCGCCCGACGCGATTCGCTCGAAGCACCCGGTCGCATCGGCGAGCGGCTGCACGATCAGGCCGCGCAGCGCGAAGCGGATACCCGCCACGAGCAGCAGTGCGATGGCCGTGAGCGCGGCGATCAGCGTGGTCATCAGCGAGATGTTCGCCTGCGCGCCCGTTTGCTGATCGACGGCGCTTTGCTGCAACGCCTTGACGACGGCCGAGGCCGCGCCGTCGTACGCGATGAACATCGGGCTGATCTTCGTATCGGCGATAGCGTGGTACGCCGCCATATCGTTCGCGTTCAATGCGGCGAACTCAGGATCGACGCCGTCACGCATCACGCTCGTGCGTTTGGCAAGCACGTCGTCGAGCAGCGCCTGGTCGATGCCCTGCTTGGGCGCATCGAGATAAAGCTGCCAGCTCTGGTTGCCTTTGGTCAGCAACTCCTGCGCACGGTCGATCGCTTTTTTCGCCTCGTCCGCATTGCCCGCGGCCGAGAGCGTGTTGAAGCGATCCACCGCGAGGCGTGAGCGCAACAGATAGGCGGAAGCATCGTCGAGGGCGTGAATCGCCACCAGATCGCCGCGCGAAATACGATCGAGCGAACCGCTCGCGCCGCGCAGCGCAGTGAGGCCCAACACGCCGACCACCACGGTCAGCGCCACCAGAATGATCGCCACCACGGTCAGCGATGTACGAATCGACCACCTGCTCAGCATCTCGATGCTCCCTGTTTCAAACTATCAGAAGTGCCGCCGCCGTCAGACGCCGAGCGTTTCGATCAGCGCCATTTCGCGGCTGGTCATCAGCTTTTCGATGTCCATCAGAATCAGCATGCGGCCGTCGACGGTGCCGAGTCCCGTGAGGTACTCGGTCGTCAGCGTCGCGCCGAATTCCGGCGCCGGCATGATCTGGTCCATCGCAAGCGTCAGCACGTCGGAGACGCCGTCCACCACCATGCCGACCACGCGATGCGCGACGTTCAGAATGATCACCACCGTCTGATGGTCGTACTCGACACGCCCCAGATGAAACTTGATGCGCATGTCCACGATCGGCACGATGATGCCGCGCAGATTGATCACGCCCTTGATGAAATCCGGCGCATTCGCGATTCGCGTGACGTTGTCGTAGCCGCGGATTTCCTGCACCTTGAGAATGTCGATGCCGTACTCTTCGGCGCCGAGCGTAAAGACGAGGAATTCCTGACCGCCGGCGTCAGCCTGCTGCGCGTCGCGACGGCCATGCATAGCGCTCACGTTCGCGACGCTCGAATTGATGGATTGGACTTCTGCCACGTTAGCCCCCAAACGGTTGGGATGAAATAAATTGAAGGAATGTCATGCGAGGCTCATCGCGCCATGCGCGTTGCGCGATTCGCGGTTCAGCGCGGCCACATCCACGATCAGCGCGACACTGCCGTCGCCGAGAATCGTGGCGGCGGAAATGCCGTGCACCTTGCGGTAGTTCGTTTCGAGGTTCTTCACGACCACCTGCTGCTGGCCCACCAGTTCGTCGATCAGCATCGCAAAGCGGCGCCCCTCGGTCTGCATGATGGTGACGATGCCTTGCGTCGGTTCGTGCTTCGCGTCTTCGACGTTGAACACTTCGTGCAACGCAACGAGCGGCAGATATTCACCGCGCACGCGCACCACACGCTCACCGTTGGCGATCGTATAAATATCTTCGGCTCGCGGTTGCAGCGACTCCATCACGAAGTTCAGCGGCAGAATGAAGATCTCGTTGCCGACCTTCACCGACATGCCATCGAGAATGGCGAGCGTGAGCGGCAGCACGATGCGCGTGGTGC comes from the Paraburkholderia sp. PREW-6R genome and includes:
- a CDS encoding DUF2844 domain-containing protein, which encodes MWSCVRRAGIVTALALPFSLSTMQSAYAGLGGAPMTPPADASVSSRTVQPAGASQGVAHSATTAASASASDSSASTPAASYTVRETTFGNGTVVHEYLAADGSVFGIAWHGPQLPNLDDLLGSYFPQYVAGVKAARAARGGGHGPVTVAQSSLVVHSGGHMGAFRGQAYLPPALPAGVSGSDIQ
- the cheY gene encoding chemotaxis response regulator CheY, encoding MDKGMKILVVDDFPTMRRIVRNLLKELGYGNVDEAEDGQAGLARLRGGAFDFVISDWNMPNLDGLAMLKEIRADANLSHLPVLMVTAESKKENIIAAAQAGASGYVVKPFTAATLDEKLNKILEKMAKAGS
- a CDS encoding chemotaxis protein CheW; the protein is MAEVQSINSSVANVSAMHGRRDAQQADAGGQEFLVFTLGAEEYGIDILKVQEIRGYDNVTRIANAPDFIKGVINLRGIIVPIVDMRIKFHLGRVEYDHQTVVIILNVAHRVVGMVVDGVSDVLTLAMDQIMPAPEFGATLTTEYLTGLGTVDGRMLILMDIEKLMTSREMALIETLGV
- a CDS encoding CheR family methyltransferase; the encoded protein is MMATRTQQRPDRQDTVRGGDTARDFEFTSADFARIRELIHRSAGISLSDHKRDMAYSRLARRLRARGLDTFRHYLDLLEAENDPAEWEAFTNALTTNLTAFFREAHHFPILADFVRRRAQPVSVWCSAASTGEEPYSIAMTLIEALGESGARQATVLATDIDTQVLAKAAAGMYQFDQVKHLSPERLKRFFLKGTGAHAGLVKVRPEVRALVRFEQLNLTDRDYQLRTQFDAIFCRNVMIYFDKPTQAQVLARFEPLMKSGGLLFAGHSENFTYVTQAFKLRGQTVYELTRDAVGAREPSRASTREMASGVAA
- a CDS encoding chemotaxis response regulator protein-glutamate methylesterase, which produces MQKIKVLCVDDSALIRSLMTEIINGQQDMTVVATAPDPLVARELIKQHNPDVLTLDVEMPRMDGLDFLEKLMRLRPMPVVMVSSLTERGNEITLRALELGAVDFVTKPKVGIRDGMLEYSEKLADKIRAAARARVRQAAPVHHAAHASAGAAHAPAGNAPLFNNPLLSTEKLIIVGASTGGTEAIREVLVPLPPDAPAVLIAQHMPPGFTKSFAQRLNGLCRITVKEAEHGERVLPGHAYIAPGHAHLLLARSGANYIAHLSDEPPVNRHRPSVDVLFRSAAQHAGKNAVGVILTGMGRDGAAGLLDMKKAGAYTLAQDEASCIVFGMPREAIALGAADEIASLPEMSRRVMARLSSMGDRVQRV
- a CDS encoding methyl-accepting chemotaxis protein, whose protein sequence is MLSRWSIRTSLTVVAIILVALTVVVGVLGLTALRGASGSLDRISRGDLVAIHALDDASAYLLRSRLAVDRFNTLSAAGNADEAKKAIDRAQELLTKGNQSWQLYLDAPKQGIDQALLDDVLAKRTSVMRDGVDPEFAALNANDMAAYHAIADTKISPMFIAYDGAASAVVKALQQSAVDQQTGAQANISLMTTLIAALTAIALLLVAGIRFALRGLIVQPLADATGCFERIASGDLTETIEVSSRNEIGRLFAAIKRMQDSMATMVKAVHSSTESIDTGAREIAMGNTDLSQRTEQQAASLQETASSMEQLTGTVRQNAENARQASQLAVNASDIATRGGDVVSQVVTTMQDIASSSNKVVDIIGVIEGIAFQTNILALNAAVEAARAGEQGRGFAVVAGEVRSLAQRSASAAKEIKELIGDSVDKVQSGSALVGRAGTTMDEIVQAVRRVTDIMGEISAASEEQSGGIEQVNRAVVQMDEVTQQNAALVEEAAAAAASLEDQTRQLQAVVSVWKVAGGTRGTVGANAPAASRAFVGKRAPGKKVPSPAAAQGGNAGTAAVAPAVNAAVNVATAPATHGSAAARTEPTLKPKSGRTSPSASSETAGRAGAAHTVAAGSDADWETF
- the cheD gene encoding chemoreceptor glutamine deamidase CheD — protein: MSRLPIATNLYYDNHFQRPGVKLLPNEFYTTHEDMVLVTVLGSCVAACIQDRLAGIGGMNHFMLPDDGAEVGHAASDSMRYGAYAMEVLINELIKAGGRRERFEAKVFGGGAVLAGMTTMNIGDRNSEFVRRYLALEKIRIVAEDLQGSHPRKVAFMPRTGQVMVKKLRLQQEAGVAEREQALVRQSAEARAERLAAARKRVELFSTPAPARPKVELFSSSAAAKPRIELFAAGPRPSHPNNARTTEEA
- a CDS encoding DUF3443 domain-containing protein, producing MRTMLSTITPKNWVQAMAAVLLLSVLTACGGGGGGGGGGGGSSSSGSSSGNSNPNALNGGSLPASPTQQPIAATAANTTPITVGTGANSVINIPTVSVTICQPNTNTNCQTINNIQVDTGSFGLRVVGSVLNASLLNTLTNVTTSTGAQVAECATFADGYTWGSVRNATVRIGSETTTAPVPLQIIGDLGTASVPSGCGSGSAENTVSDLGANGILGIGTAPYDCGVTCANATTAATYSNYYACPNGTSCQRTAVPLVQQVTNPVTKFATDNNGVIVQMPPISNTGQASAAGTLVFGVGTQSNNTFGGTQKYTTDSYGDLNNSVFNGAPVQAFLDSGSNAYFFSDSTLALCGSNYSGFYCPTSAQTRTVTLSGENSTVTGTQSIGILSASTLFSNGSNYAFNDLAGQISGNSSFDLGLPFFYGRYVYYGIDQTLLGGAQLPYVGF
- the cheZ gene encoding protein phosphatase CheZ → MTLPTQAPGAEAVNENGDLASDRILARIGQLTRTLRDSMRELGLDKHVERAAEAVPDARDRLKYIATMTEQAAERVLSSIDVAKPIQEQLHKDANELDARWEQWFAAPIERAEVRALMTDTRAFLRGVPDATSATNAQLMEIMLAQDFQDLTGQVIKKITDVVYLIEQQLLGVLVENIALERREQFAANAAALAAEPSSTGSPEHLLNGPQINPESKPDVMQDQSQVDDLLASLGF